In one window of Solanum pennellii chromosome 2, SPENNV200 DNA:
- the LOC107009975 gene encoding uncharacterized protein LOC107009975 — protein MNNKILKNEYKVEESNKPMTISKFIRWRDGVLAIAAENGSHCMTVAELEETNVAFVSMDTTGVISDTSKKHVEVDQVYKDKSILKAVMRKYAIAKRAVVVVDGSHLKGPYNGTFVAASTTDGLGHIFPLVYGIIDSENDTAWIWFFEQLKEAYGERSNMCAVSDRNKSITKAVTNLYHNVPHYACVVPSTEYVHNLNDDGRYYVVSLKKKKLTPVGDFSMRKYLVNIIGLY, from the exons ATGAATAATAAGATATTGAAGAATGAGTATAAGGTTGAAGAAAGCAATAAACCAATG ACAATATCAAAGTTTATCAGATGGAGAGATGGAGTGTTGGCAATTGCTGCAGAAAATGGTTCACATTGTATGACTGTTGCTGAATTGGAGGAAACAAATGTTGCATTTGTATCGATGGATACAACTGGGGTGATTTCAGATACATCAAAAAAACATGTTGAGGTTGATCAAGTATACAAGGacaaatcaattttgaaagCAGTTATGAGAAAATATGCGATTGCAAAGAG AGCAGTAGTTGTGGTGGATGGTAGTCACCTGAAAGGACCATATAATGGGACTTTTGTTGCAGCAAGCACGACAGATGGCCTAG GACATATATTTCCATTGGTGTATGGTATTATTGATTCAGAGAATGACACTGCTTGGATCTGGTTTTTTGAGCAGCTTAAAGAAGCTTATGGCGAGAGGAGTAACATGTGTGCTGTGTCCGATAGAAATAAGAGCATTACAAAGGCTGTTACAAATCTGTATCATAATGTACCACATTATGCGTGT GTTGTGCCGTCGACTGAATATGTGCACAATCTTAATGATGATGGAAGATATTATGTCGtttctcttaaaaaaaaaaaacttacaccTGTGGGAGATTTCAGTATGAGGAAATACCTTGTGAACATCATTGGACTGTATTGA